GATGAGTTGCATGTATGCTGTTTTGAGTTGCTTCTGTATCTATCTGTTTAGATAACATGTTAGAGTACAATTATGGTCACATCAGCATTTTTAGTGCTATAACTGCTAGTCAATATTATTATCATTTGAACTTGTTTGAGCACACTTATAGATAACGTTATAGATAACATATTAGATAACGATATGGGTAAAATTTCTTCGAAGGTAAGCTTCGCTTGCTGATGTACATGAAGATTAATTAGGTAACGTAATAGACAACAATTTTGTGTTGTTGCGCCATGTTCAGGGTGACTAAATTGGAAGAAAAAAATGAAAAAAGTTGAAAATCCATTGATTTTTCAAATTAATGCTTTGACAAAGTTTAAGAAATTGACTAAATTAGTTATAAATCTTCAAATTGATAGAAAATAGGGTAAAATGATGAAATCGGCTGAATACGCAACTGATTATAGAGTACAAGAGCCAAAGATGTCTGTTTCAAATGCTGCGGAGTTTTTGGGTTTGACTGTTCAAGCAGTCCATAAGCAGTTAAAAGCTAAAAACATCGTTTGCCCTAAAATTGGTAATAAGACTTATATTAACCATGATATTGCAAAACAATTATTTGGTTTGAAGTTTAATCAAAAAGTAATTGCGGCTCAAATTGTAAAGGGTGGTACAGGTAAAACAACAGCAATTGAAAATGTAGCAAGTTGTGCAAACACCTACGGAGCTAAGATTTTAAAAATAGATACGGATCCTCAAGGGAATTTAACGGATGCAAATGGTGTTGATGCTGAAAATTACCCTGTTTTGATAGATGTTATAAAAGACGATGCAAATATTCAAGATAGTGTTGTTTCCCTTACCAATAGTATAGACTTGATACCTAGTAGAATTGAAAACGTTATACTGGACAATGTTATTGTGAATGAAATGCTCCCCTTGCACAGCCTTTATGGGGACTTATTAGCACCGATTATAGACAACTATGACTATGTTTTCATTGATTGCCCTCCTACCATGGGCCAAGCAGTTACAGCAGCAAGCTTGTATGCTGATATCGTTCTTGCTCCTTTGAATCCAGATAAATTTAGTGCTAAAGGACTTAAAATCCTTAAAAAAGAGATTGACGTACTGAATAAAAGGTTTAAAAAGAAAATTGATTATCGAGTGTTTTTAAATAAATTTAGTGCAAAAACGATATTGTCTGATAAGGCTATTATGTCTCTTATCTCTGACCCCGGTTTACAAGGTAATTTGTTAGAAACGACGGTGCAATTCTCACAAGAGATTCCGAACCTTACTGATGATAATAAAAACTTGTTTAGCCACTTGAAAAAATCAATAGCGCGTAGTGATTTTGATCGATTAACTCAAGAGGTTCTTGAGCTTTCACCTACTAAAGT
Above is a genomic segment from Piscirickettsia litoralis containing:
- a CDS encoding ParA family protein, giving the protein MMKSAEYATDYRVQEPKMSVSNAAEFLGLTVQAVHKQLKAKNIVCPKIGNKTYINHDIAKQLFGLKFNQKVIAAQIVKGGTGKTTAIENVASCANTYGAKILKIDTDPQGNLTDANGVDAENYPVLIDVIKDDANIQDSVVSLTNSIDLIPSRIENVILDNVIVNEMLPLHSLYGDLLAPIIDNYDYVFIDCPPTMGQAVTAASLYADIVLAPLNPDKFSAKGLKILKKEIDVLNKRFKKKIDYRVFLNKFSAKTILSDKAIMSLISDPGLQGNLLETTVQFSQEIPNLTDDNKNLFSHLKKSIARSDFDRLTQEVLELSPTKVKKVQTKVKSKKRTRVAA